One window from the genome of Lacerta agilis isolate rLacAgi1 chromosome 18, rLacAgi1.pri, whole genome shotgun sequence encodes:
- the RAB3A gene encoding ras-related protein Rab-3A: protein MASATDARYGQKESSDQNFDYMFKILIIGNSSVGKTSFLFRYADDSFTPAFVSTVGIDFKVKTIYRNDKRIKLQIWDTAGQERYRTITTAYYRGAMGFILMYDITNEESFNAVQDWSTQIKTYSWDNAQVLLVGNKCDMEDERVVSSERGRQLAEHLGFEFFEASAKDNINVKQTFERLVDIICEKMSESLDTADPAVTGAKQGPQLTDQQAPPHQDCAC, encoded by the exons aTGGCCTCCGCCACCGACGCCCGCTACGGCCAGAAAGAGTCCTCCGACCAGAACTTTGACTACATGTTCAAGATCCTCATCATCGGCAACAGCAGCGTCGGTAAGACATCCTTCCTCTTCCGCTACGCCGACGACTCCTTCACGCCCGCCTTCGTCAGCACGGTCGGCATCGACTTCAAAGTCAAGACCATCTACCGCAACGACAAGCGGATCAAGCTGCAGATCTGG GACACGGCTGGGCAGGAGCGATACCGGACCATCACCACCGCCTACTACCGGGGAGCCATGGGCTTCATCCTGATGTACGATATCACCAACGAGGAGTCCTTCAACGCCGTCCAGGACTG GTCGACCCAGATCAAGACCTACTCGTGGGACAACGCCCAGGTCCTGCTGGTGGGGAACAAGTGCGACATGGAGGACGAGCGGGTCGTCTCGTCGGAGCGGGGCCGCCAGCTGGCCGAGCACCTGG GGTTCGAGTTCTTCGAGGCCAGCGCCAAAGACAACATCAACGTCAAGCAGACCTTCGAGCGCCTGGTGGACATTATCTGTGAAAAGATGTCTGAGTCGCTGGACACGGCCGACCCCGCCGTCACTGGGGCCAAGCAGGGTCCGCAGCTGACCGACCAGCAAGCCCCCCCGCACCAGGACTGTGCCTGTTGA